The Chryseobacterium indologenes genomic sequence AGGATGTTGTAGATGTTACCGTACCGGTGAGCAAATTAGCCGACAAACAGGAATGGTTTGAAATTACCCTGAATCCTACAGACGAAAATTCCGGAAACCTAGTGATCAAATGGGATATGGCACAGGCAGAAGTTCCATTGAAGCCAAATAAATTGGATACCGTTATTAAGATTTCTGATAAACTGAAAGAAATCAAGAAAATAGAATCAGATTCTACTAAAAAAAGCTAAATAATGAATTTTTCTATTCAGCCTGTTTTAGAGAATGATAAATTTCAATTAATCCCCTTACAGCAAGGGGATTTTGAATCATTATACGAAGTAGCTTCCGATCCGAAAGTCTGGGAACAGCATCCCAATAAAGATCGGTATAAAAGAGAGGTCTTTGAAAGTTTTTTTCAGGGAGCGATGGAAAGTAAAGGGGCTTTTAAGATTATTGATAAAGCAACCGGAGACGTATTGGGAAGCAGTCGCTACTATAACTTCGATGAAAATGACAGCCATATTTTTATAGGATATACTTTTTATGGAACAAAATCCTGGGGAAAAGGAATCAATCCGCAGGTGAAAAAACTGATGCTGGATTATATCTTTCAGTTTGTCGATAAAGTTCATTTTCACATCGGGAAAGAAAATTTCCGCTCGCAAACAGCCCTGGAAAGGTTGGGAGGAAAAAAAATTGCCGAAGAAGAAGTCGCTTATTTTGCAGAACCTACCCGGACTAATTTTGTCTACGAAATAAAAAAGGAAGATTGGAATGAAAAAATATAAAATTCAGCAATCTCCATTTATAGTTCCCACCACCGATGGAAAACTGATTGAAGAGCACTGGGGGAATTCCACCGGAAATGCTAATGTTTCTATTGCCCATATGGTAGCACCTCCCGATTGGAGCGAGCCTCACCAGACTCCTGAGTTTGATGAATTCACTTATATTATTTCAGGAAAAAAGCAATTTGAAATAGACGGAGAAATAGTAGTTCTTGAAAAAGGCCAAAGTATATGGATTGAAAAAGGAGCAAGAATAAGGTACAGTAACCCGTTTGCAGAACCCTGTGAATACCTTGCCATCTGTCTTCCTGCCTTTTCTATGGAATTGGTTAACAGGGAAGTGGAAGGAGTAGATTAACTAAAAGAATACAAAAGATCGGATCTGAAAACCGGTAAAACCCGCCTTTTATAAAAAATAGCCATCAGCAGTGAAATGATGGAATGATAAAAAGCAATCTCAAAGCTGAGGTTGCTTTTTTATTTGAATGCCGATAAATACTATGTTTTTTGGCAAAATTAGTGCATGTGGTATATAATTATTTTGTAAGTTCGCGCACTTAAAATTTAGCTTAAAAAAATTATGAAAAACAATCTATCAATTGTGTTATTACTTGGGATTTCGCTTTCTGCAACTTCATGCGCAACCATTTTTACAGGCTCTAAAGATGCTATATCTTTTTCTTCTGCTCCCGAAGGTGCAAAAGTGATTCATAAGGGAATCGAAAAATGTGTGACACCATGTACTGCTGATATCTCCAGATCATTGAGCAGGCAAACGGTCACCTTTGAAAAAGAAGGCTTGGTTACCAAAGAGGTAAAGCTTACAAAGACCTTTAATCCGGTAACGCTATTGAATATTCTTTTTGGTGGGGCAATAGGAGTCGGAATTGATGCAGCCACAGGTTCGCTTACCAAATATTCACCTAAAAAATATAATGTTGAGATGGAGGCTCAGCCGGCATCTATTCAGTAAAAATAAAGAAGGCAAATTCGCTGGGTGCTGAATTTGCCTTTTACATTTTGAGTGCGGTTATTTCAGGGTGTTTACCTTCGAGGCATCATTGCTTATTTCAGGATTTCCTTTAAAAATAATAAAGTATGATTCCATGCTCTTTTAGCCATAACTTCATTATAGTCGGGAGATTTAGGATCTGTAAAAGTATGTTTTGAATGGGCATACGTAATGATCTGCCAGTCGGCATTACCTTCATTCATTTCTTTGATGAGGTTGTCGTAATCCTGCTGTGAGACACTTTTGTCATCGGCTGGATTTTCCACTAAAATTTTAGCGTTCAGTTTCTCGTTTTTCCTTGTCTGGTCTTTCCCCAGGCTACCGTGGATGGAAACAACGCCTACAACGGGAAGTCCGCCTCTGGCAGATTCCAGAGCTCCTGTACCACCAAAACAATATCCGATGACTGCTGTCTTGTCAGCTATTGCTCCGTTTTTCTTTAGCTGCTCCAATGCCAGGGAGATCCTTTTCTGGTATTCCTGATAATTTTGCTTGTAATACCCTGAAGTTTTCGCGGCAGAATCATTGTCGGCAGGGATCTTTCCTTCCCCGTAAATGTCAGCAATAAAGGCAATGTATCCTTGTTTTTCGAGCTCTACAGCTGCCGTTTTTGCTTCCTCATCAATTCCTTTCCAGGCCGGAAGAATCAACACTCCCGGAAGCTTTTTGCCTGCATTGGAAGTGATTAAACCATTTAATTTTTGTGCGCCGTCCTGATAGGAAACGGTCTTAAGTTTTTGACCGAAAACTGTTCCTGAGGCCATAAGAATTGCGGTTAATAAAATTGAACGTATCATATTTTTTATTTTGTGTTGGGTTTTGCAACTTTCTTTAGTATCTGGATCAAGTTGAGCGGTATTGTTTTTTTATTGCGGAGCTAATTAATTGACTTCACAGTAACGGAAAAAAATATCTGATCAACAAAAAATCCTCAACTAAATTAATGAAAAATAATGTAATTGAGGATCTTACTATTTTGCGAAAAATACATTAAATTTTTATCCCAAGACCTGTCAGTTCCTTTTCCAGATCAGTATCGGGCAGAACATGAATGGTATTAAAACCTAATGACTCTGCCATCTCGATATTTTTTTGATTGTCGTCTATAAATACCGATTCTTCAGCTTTTATCTGGTATCTTTCCAATAAGACATGCCAGATTTTCGGATCAGGTTTAATGAGTTTTTCCGTTCCTGAAACCACTATCTTTCCGTCAAACAATTGAAAAAAATCATAATTTTCCAGAGCATAGGGAAACGTTTCTTCAGACCAGTTGGTTAATCCGAATAAGTGATAATCTGTTTTTCTGAGTTTCCTCAGGACTTCCACATTTTGAGGGATATCACTTTTTAGCATCACGGTCCAGTTGTCATAGAAAGCTCTGATCTCTTTTTCCCACTCAGGAAATTTCTTTACCTGGATTTCGGTTCCTTCTGCTAGGCTTCTTCCCCGGTCCTGTTCGATATTCCATTCGTCCTGGGCAATATTTTCCAGGAAATATTCCATTTTTTCATCATCATTAAAGTAGTCTTTAAAGAAATATCTGGGGTTCCAATCCATCAGAACGCCTCCGAAATCGAAAATGATGTTTTTTATATTCATAATAATTAATATTGTTGTGAGTTACTGCTATTTTTTATGAACCACCCCGTCAAAAATTTTGTAAATTTTCGCCACCCCTCCAGAGGAGGGGAATGATCACGTCTTCAGTTGTAATCGTTGTGAAAACGGAAGTGATTTTATTTTTTATTTATTCCGGTCTGTAAAACTGATACTGTCCGTCTTCATAATAAGCATTGATATGCTGAAGTCCATTGGTAAGAATAATTTCCTTTGCTCCGATGATGGAGTTGTACCGGGCGGTCTGTTCAAATGTTTTCTCCGTCAGTTTGATATGGGGAGCTTTGCATTCAATCAGAATGACAGGTTCGGCTTTCTCCGTGATCAGAAGGTCAACTCTCTTTGTCAGTCCGTTTAAAACAATTTTTTTTTTCGGTGATCATTGCCGATGCAGAGTAGGATTTTACCGTAAGATAATAGTGTATCCAGTGTTGTCTTACCCATTCTTCAGGCGTGAGCAGAAGATAAGTTTTACGAACCAAATCATAAATAAAAAACTTATCTTTGTCTTTCTTGAATTTAAAATCAAAAGTTTCCTGAAAATTCAGTTTTGGAAGTTCCATTAATAAGATGAAAGAATTAGATTTAATCCTCAAAAATATTAAAAATAAAGAAGTTTTACCGATTTATTTTTTTCACGGAGATGAACCTTACTTTATTGATATCGCTGTAAAAGCCCTTGAGCACAACTTTCTGGAAGAAGATGAAAAAGCCTTCAACCAGACCGTTACCTATGGAAAAGATACCTCATACCAGGAGGTTCTTTCACTGGCAAGGCAGTTTCCGATGATGGGGGATAAGCAGGTGATCATTGTGAAAGAAGCACAGGATCTTAAGTTCAATGAAGAGGAAAACAGGATTCTGGAATCTTATGTAGAAAACCCTGTACCTTCCACGGTATTGGTTTTTGCCCATAAACATAAAAAACTGGACAGCAGAAAAAAAGCCGCCAAATCTCTGGATAAAGCCAAAGCATTATTTCTTAGCGAATCTGTAAAGGATAATAACCTTCCGAAATGGATTGCTGATGAATGTACTAAACTTGGCATCAAAACGGCACCTAATATTTCCCATCTTTTAGCAGAATACCTTGGCAATGATCTTTCCAGAATTGCTAATGAACTGAATAAGCTGAAAATTATTCTTAAAGAAGGGGAGGTTCTTGACGGTGCCATTGTAGAAAATCATATCGGAATCAGTAAAGAATACAATGTTTTTGAACTTCAAAAAGCATTGGGAACAAAAAATGCCAATGCCGCCTTTAAAATTGCCCACTTTATGGGTAAGAATCCCAAAAACAATCCGTTTGTGATGATGCTGGCAAGCCTTTACAATTACTTTTCAAATGTTATTATTTATCAGACCATGGCCGGGCAGCCGCCACAGGTTATTGCTTCCCAAATGGGCGTGAATCCTTATTTTATAAAGGATTATGCAGAAAGTGCCAGATTATATCCTTTAAAACATGCGACAAGGGTCATTTCTATCTTACGGGAGTTTGATATGAAAGGAAAAGGACTTGGCGCAGTGAATATGAGCGAAGCAGAATTGATTAAAGAGCTGGTATATAAGATCATTAATGTGGACAAGATTAAAATGAAAGTTTAATTGAAGTGGAAAATGGAGAAGTGAAAGTTGAAAATGACTAGGAGATGGGATAGAGTATAAGGCTGTGTAAGCAACATTTTGATCTCTTATACTTTGAGCGCTAGGCTTTTAATTTTCGCATATAAAACTCAATTGAGAATTCGCATATCTCTTATTGACAAGTATCATTAAAATAACTTTAAAAAGCAATTAAAAATTACGAAATTAGCAGTCTTAATTTAATTAAATCTTTTTCGAACAAGTACATTATGGAGCAAAACATTTTAGATTGTGTGATCGTTGGATCTGGGCCTTCTGGTTTCACAGCTGCCATCTATGCAGCAAGAGCAGACTTAAAACCTGAGCTATATACAGGTTTGGAGCCGGGCGGACAATTAACTACCACTACTGAAGTAGATAACTTCCCAGGATATCCGGCAGGAATTACAGGTCCAGAAATGATGATGGATCTGCAAAAACAAGCAGAAAGATTTGATACCAAAGTTCATTACGAGATGATCACTAAAGCCGAGTTTTCCAAAGAAGTCGGCGGTGTTCATAAACTATATGCAGGAAACAAAGAAATTTTAGCAAAATCTGTCATTATTTCTACGGGAGCTACAGCAAAGTATCTTGGGCTTGATGACGAAAAGAAATATGCAGGAGGAGGCGTTTCAGCCTGTGCGACATGCGACGGGTTTTTCTACAGAGGAAAAGATGTTGTCGTTGTAGGGGCAGGAGATACGGCAGCTGAAGAGGCTACTTATCTTGCAAAATTATGCAGAAAGGTAACGTTATTAGTAAGAAAAGATGTGTTCAGAGCTTCAAAAGCGATGGTACACAGGGTAGAAAATACTCCAAATATTGAAGTGAAATTCCACCACGAGTTAATTGCTATTGAAGGAGAAAACAGCTTGGTAGAAAGAGCCGTAGTGATCAACAACCAAACTCAGGAAACTTCTAAGATCGATGTTGAAGGGATTTTCATTGCTATCGGTCACAAACCGAATACAGATATCTTCGCAGGCCAGGTAGATCTTGACGAAAACGGATATATCTTGACTGAAAAAGGTTCTTCAAGAACGAATCTTCCGGGAGTTTTCGCGGCAGGAGATGTTCAGGATCATATCTACAGACAGGCTATTACCGCTGCAGGAAGCGGGTGTATGGCTGCAATGGATGCAGAAAAATATCTGGCTGAATTACATTAATATTCAGCTTCTAATCATACAAAGCGTACCATAGGGTACGCTTTTTTGTTTTCCTGTACTCACAATAAAGAAAACGTGGAGACCGCTTTTTTTGCCACGAATGCACGAATAATTAAAAGGATTCGTGCATTCGTGGCCTTTTAAAATTATACCTTTAATAAGCAAAAGCAAAAACAGCTTCCATTGAAACTGTTTTTTATGTGTATCACGGCAAGATTATCCCCTTTTTATCTTTATACCTAAAGGAAAATCTCTAAATTTAGCACCCTAATCTAAAATAATATGGAAACAAAAATCATCAAAATAACACACGTTACCGGAACCTACATCATTGAAGCTCCCCAGGGGAAACTAAACGACCTGAAAACCCAACTGGACAAATGCCTGAACGATGAGCAGGGTGCTATTGTTGTAAAGGGAGATAATGGGGATCAGTTTGTGTATCCGTCTGATCTTTTAAAAAACAGCTTCATTAAAATAGTAGACCGCGAATAGGATAGGACCCTCAACAATACTTCTCTTTTCTGGACAGCAACAATTCATGGAATTTCTGATGGGTATTTTCCCACGAAATTCTTGTCCAAAATCACTCCGGCCTGTTATGAACGGTCGCCAGATACTTGCAATACCGTCTCTAATGGGTTTATGGACGGTCTACAGGCACTTCGGAGCAGGTAGTATGCCCTTGGTGAAGACGCTTTACCCCCTTGGGTAAGGGGGGTATCGGGGCTTATAGTACGGCCTCCCGACCGTTGTGAAAGTGGCTGTAGAGGCTTTAGGATTCCTTAAAGGGGCTTTGGATGGTTATATAATAGAAAACGGCTTCCGTTGGAAGCCGTTTCTGTATATTCTTGATATTCTTGAAAAGATTATTTCTTTTTAAGCTTAGCATTTTCTGCTTTTAAAATCTCAATTTGTTCTTTCAGAAGCTTAATATACTCTTGCTGGCTTTCCAGCAAATATTCAGGTATATTGCAATATTGATTATAATTACCAGACTGATTACTGGTGTTAGAGCTGCTATCATTGAAAGTCAGATTCTGTACAACTGTTGCTGCTCTTTCTTCTTTAATATCTTCTACAGAAACATCTAATGCATGAGCCAGTTTTTCCCACTCGTCATCGTATATTCTCACGTCACCACTTTCTTTTCTGCCGTAGTTGGAGACATCAGTTGCAATAATATCAGCAATCTGCTGCTGTGTAAGGCCTTTCTGCTTTCTTATAGTTCTTAGCTTTTCCATTGTCATAGGATACCTGTGTTTTTACAAATGTAGTGAAAAATATGTGTGTTTGTAAATACAGCCGGAAAGTTTTTGCATTACCGTAAACCTTAGTGTTTATGTAGAAATATTGTAGATATCTGTAAGTAAAACAATGGGTATTGATTTAAAATTTTAATCGATCTTGTAGGAAGTATATGGAAGTCGTGGAGTATTTTTTATCATTCATATCATTGGCAGTACTGCTTTAGCCTACGGCCAATACGGGGTTTAGCCTTTTTAAATGAAAAATAATTCCCTTGATTTCTAGTCTATTATTAAGTTTTGTTAAAATTTGTTCCGCAAAAGTTTTGCAGAAATTAAAAATCGTTCTATATTTGCACCACTGAAAACAACGATACAATCGGAGTTTAAGGAGAGTTGGCAGAGTGGTCGATTGCGGCAGTCTTGAAAACTGTTGACTGTAACAGGTCCGGGGGTTCGAATCCCTCACTCTCCGCTGAGAGGGTCTTCATCAAGAAGACCCTCTTTTTTTCGTATATAAGCAATCCTTTTCGGATCAGGTGCCAACTTGGAGGCTACTCAAAAAGCTTGGTTAATCTGGAAATAAAAAATGTTCTATCTTTTATCCTCTAAGAGGAAAAAGTTCTATCCTTTACTCCTATAAGTTACATTCTAAAGCTTCACAAAACGCAAAAGCAAGATGCGATTCCTTATTGAGAAGGGAGCTATGAAAGCGACAAAGTCGCTGATGAGGCTTTATGGATGTGCATGCGCTTGGAAAGGATCTATGAAGTTGGTTCCAATCTTTGCTTGCTCAAAATATCTATTTTAAATAATATAGTTATAAATATTCTACATTTCCCAGTTTTCGACACTGATCCATACCTGTAACACATCAAGAGTCTAAAAACGGTTCAGAATTATAAATTGGAACGCAGTTTTGTTTTTAAATGACTTGTTTTCATGTCGTTGTGGTGTTTTCGTTTAATAGGTTCACATTTATCATGTGGAACATTTCAGGCCTTCTCCAAGTATAATTTTGCATTATAAGTATTTCCATGATGAATGCAAAAAAAACTCTTGATGTATCAAAATCCATTTCGGGCCTTCGTTGTACATCGAAAGGAAAACTTATAAAGGAAGTTGTTAATTTTTTAAAAAAATAAGTTCAATGAAAACATGTATGATTTTGTTACTGACGCTGCCTGGCTATTTTCAACCCCATATTGCAACACCCACCGATAAAGAATATCTGCATTATTCTATTATAAAAGATGATAAAACCATCGGTAATATCCATGTGGAACGTTCTTTGAAAAACGGTATCACTGAATATGTTTTCGAATCGCGGGCTAAAGTAAGAATTCTCTACAATATTGAGATTTACGACAAAATGGGTGTCACTTTTAAACAAAATATTCTACAACAGGCAAAGCTTTACCGCACAATGAACGGGAGGCTAAAAGTGAACAATACCGCCACCCGGAATGGGCATTTTTATGATCTTTCGGATAAAAATGGTGCCAATGGCCTTCTAAAACAGTCTGTTTTCTGCACTACTGCAAGTCTCTATTTTAACGAGCCGGGAAATGTAAAATCTGTTTTTTCGGAAAGATTCCAGAAAATGGTCCCTCTTCAGAAGATTGATTCCAAAAAATACAGAATCGATCTGCCGAACGGAAATACTACTACTTATACCTACAACAGCGGAATTTGCACTTTGGTTGAAGCTGATACGGACTTTGCAAAACTAAAATTTGTTTTAAATATGAATTCTAACAAAAACCCGTAGTATCAATCACAATCCACCTGTTTTTTTTAGTTGATTTTTTAAAATGCCCGGCAGTAATCCCTTTCAGTCTGCAAAAGAGCATTAGAATCC encodes the following:
- a CDS encoding GNAT family N-acetyltransferase, whose protein sequence is MNFSIQPVLENDKFQLIPLQQGDFESLYEVASDPKVWEQHPNKDRYKREVFESFFQGAMESKGAFKIIDKATGDVLGSSRYYNFDENDSHIFIGYTFYGTKSWGKGINPQVKKLMLDYIFQFVDKVHFHIGKENFRSQTALERLGGKKIAEEEVAYFAEPTRTNFVYEIKKEDWNEKI
- a CDS encoding cupin domain-containing protein encodes the protein MKKYKIQQSPFIVPTTDGKLIEEHWGNSTGNANVSIAHMVAPPDWSEPHQTPEFDEFTYIISGKKQFEIDGEIVVLEKGQSIWIEKGARIRYSNPFAEPCEYLAICLPAFSMELVNREVEGVD
- a CDS encoding PEGA domain-containing protein; protein product: MKNNLSIVLLLGISLSATSCATIFTGSKDAISFSSAPEGAKVIHKGIEKCVTPCTADISRSLSRQTVTFEKEGLVTKEVKLTKTFNPVTLLNILFGGAIGVGIDAATGSLTKYSPKKYNVEMEAQPASIQ
- a CDS encoding dienelactone hydrolase family protein → MIRSILLTAILMASGTVFGQKLKTVSYQDGAQKLNGLITSNAGKKLPGVLILPAWKGIDEEAKTAAVELEKQGYIAFIADIYGEGKIPADNDSAAKTSGYYKQNYQEYQKRISLALEQLKKNGAIADKTAVIGYCFGGTGALESARGGLPVVGVVSIHGSLGKDQTRKNEKLNAKILVENPADDKSVSQQDYDNLIKEMNEGNADWQIITYAHSKHTFTDPKSPDYNEVMAKRAWNHTLLFLKEILK
- a CDS encoding HAD family phosphatase, which codes for MNIKNIIFDFGGVLMDWNPRYFFKDYFNDDEKMEYFLENIAQDEWNIEQDRGRSLAEGTEIQVKKFPEWEKEIRAFYDNWTVMLKSDIPQNVEVLRKLRKTDYHLFGLTNWSEETFPYALENYDFFQLFDGKIVVSGTEKLIKPDPKIWHVLLERYQIKAEESVFIDDNQKNIEMAESLGFNTIHVLPDTDLEKELTGLGIKI
- the holA gene encoding DNA polymerase III subunit delta, translated to MKELDLILKNIKNKEVLPIYFFHGDEPYFIDIAVKALEHNFLEEDEKAFNQTVTYGKDTSYQEVLSLARQFPMMGDKQVIIVKEAQDLKFNEEENRILESYVENPVPSTVLVFAHKHKKLDSRKKAAKSLDKAKALFLSESVKDNNLPKWIADECTKLGIKTAPNISHLLAEYLGNDLSRIANELNKLKIILKEGEVLDGAIVENHIGISKEYNVFELQKALGTKNANAAFKIAHFMGKNPKNNPFVMMLASLYNYFSNVIIYQTMAGQPPQVIASQMGVNPYFIKDYAESARLYPLKHATRVISILREFDMKGKGLGAVNMSEAELIKELVYKIINVDKIKMKV
- the trxB gene encoding thioredoxin-disulfide reductase, which codes for MEQNILDCVIVGSGPSGFTAAIYAARADLKPELYTGLEPGGQLTTTTEVDNFPGYPAGITGPEMMMDLQKQAERFDTKVHYEMITKAEFSKEVGGVHKLYAGNKEILAKSVIISTGATAKYLGLDDEKKYAGGGVSACATCDGFFYRGKDVVVVGAGDTAAEEATYLAKLCRKVTLLVRKDVFRASKAMVHRVENTPNIEVKFHHELIAIEGENSLVERAVVINNQTQETSKIDVEGIFIAIGHKPNTDIFAGQVDLDENGYILTEKGSSRTNLPGVFAAGDVQDHIYRQAITAAGSGCMAAMDAEKYLAELH
- a CDS encoding glyceraldehyde-3-phosphate dehydrogenase; amino-acid sequence: METKIIKITHVTGTYIIEAPQGKLNDLKTQLDKCLNDEQGAIVVKGDNGDQFVYPSDLLKNSFIKIVDRE
- a CDS encoding helix-turn-helix transcriptional regulator; this encodes MTMEKLRTIRKQKGLTQQQIADIIATDVSNYGRKESGDVRIYDDEWEKLAHALDVSVEDIKEERAATVVQNLTFNDSSSNTSNQSGNYNQYCNIPEYLLESQQEYIKLLKEQIEILKAENAKLKKK